TTCCAGATATTTTAAGAGACATTTATAAAAGCATACATTTATGATAACTCAGGAGTTTAATGTGTTCTGAGAAACAGCTTACAGATTCTTTGTTCAAAGATAAAGACCTTACATAGCTGGTATCACCTGATTAGAAGGACAGCAATTATAATTTCATGCTGAGGGGGGattaattttcaacttttcttggGGATGGAGGGGACTGGTTTAAGAGTAGTGAGAGATGAGTCTGTCAGCTTCCCTCCGGCCAGAGAGTAGTGCTCCATGCATGGTTGAGTAGTAGGACGGATGAGTGGCCTCTCCAGCAAACATCACCTGCAGGGGCTGAAGCATAAACATAAAGTCTATAAATGACAACAGCTTTAcagattaactttttttttttttttgcatgcgcACGGTCAAGATAAATGTAAGCTTGtgtctaaataaaaaatgttaatttgtaaACCTCCTGCTTTTCTATCATTGGCAAGGGCTCCATCATGTTCTTAAAATTCTCCGCTGTGCAACCGATTGCTGGGTGGCAGTAAGAGCCCAACGTCCAGCGATCATGAAACCACTGGGTACACTCGATTCTCGTAGGTGTGATGGTCAGGTCTCCTAAATACAGacaattatattaaaaacagactATTTACAAACATAGACATGTACTTTTGATTGAAAAAATACTGACACTGATCTccatgaaaaaacataaaataggaAAGTATGGGAAAAATACTGGCTacatgcttttcaaatatgaaCTCccttattaatttatttttgagtaTAGCAATCTGAAAAGTATAGCTAAATTCTTGTGAAATACTTGAAAGTCAGCTTTGGCTCAGTCGTGACAAGTGGCAAATGTTTACCCTGTAAATAGCAATGTCTGTCAAAATGCTACAGTAACAGAAAACAATTGATCATAGCTCTACAAAAAGTCCTTTTTAATTACTTAAGGATACCATGTATGCATAAATCTACAGGGTAATAATAATTAGATTGTCTAAGTTGCTTAACAgggaaatgttttataaattcctgttatgaaaacaagaaaacaacacgtgttcttatttttttctgaagtaaGGATCACCTGAGAATCTATGGATGAGCTCTGTGATGGAACGCCTAACTTCCTGCTCAGGAAGTGTTTCCATGTGCTCCGCCTCGTGTCCAGAAATCCAACCGCAGAGAACATGGCTTCCACTATAGGGTTCATAGTCAACATGAAGTTAGATCTTTCACTGCTTTGTGTGCTTGCTTgttaaatttcaattaaaatcacactgtTATGATTTCAATTTAAATCATAACAGTAACATAAATACTGTTATGTTGCTGACCTTTTAGAGGATTTCACCACATTAAATGATGAGATCTTCCTAACCCAGTTTTTGCTTATATCTGACACATGGTCTGAAATATCCTCctgcaaaagacaaaaaaaatatcaacaggATTGACTTAAGACCTGGTTGATGGTTCAGAAGTGTTAGAATAATCAGCAAGATCTTTTTATGCAGCAGAATTCATATTGATTTAGTCTCTTTAGAAATATCTTTGTATTTGTGAAGAGCAGTTTTACAAACCTCATCATCCCACACCAGATAAATGATCTCACAGTCAGCATCCCACCAGGGGGATTCAAACTCAACATGGATTTTGTCAGATGTTCCAAATCCTATTTTCTGAATGGACTCCAGCTTCTGGGCAGGAAGAGGAGGTGAGAACAGAGTTGAGTGATGGTTCTTCAGGTATCctgaatggaaacaaaaaaaaaaaaacaataaaaaatgtaatgctaGAGCTTTATAGGGGTGGTtgggggtggtggtgggggggtaGGGGTGAGCTTAATAGTCAATAATCTTAAAATCTGTAAACTGCAAGAGGCTGTCTGTAAAACTCACTTCCTCTATTTGTACTTATTGACATTTATTTGTTGTAGCAATAATCATTTGCGGCATCACATTTTCATTCAGCTGGATTTGTAagacattattaaaaatagcCTAAAACGTCCTTGCAGACAAAGCCTTTAAGCCACAAAGGTCAAAATAGCCTAAAAGCCCACCTAAAGACACGGTGACAATGACATGATCAGCATTAATCTTTTCCCCATCCTCACACTCCACCGTCACAGCATTCTCTTCACTCTCGCTGTAGCTCCAGTGAATGCAGCGTACAGGCCGACTGTATGACACCAAGTTGGCGGGGAGCTCTGACATCAAGTTGCTGATTAAGCCCTCAGCACCACTGCCAGACAAGAGCATAAACACAGTAAGTCAGACTACTTTACAGGtagggaaaaacaaaataaaactgtttgagCAGTAGGTATTTGGAGATTGCACTGACTTTGTGCAACTCTGTATTTATCGGATAATTATTGTAATTCCTGAtgagtaaaaagaaattaagtggATTAAACAGctctttcttatttaaaaaaaaatcctattaatTCCACGTTTTTTGTATTTTCGTCTATTTAGTTTTCTATCCTACAGTATTCAGAAATCGATTAACCCTAATTTGTAGAGATGAAAATTGCAAATAAATGTGgttatttttcagaaacaaagcGATGTTGTTAggtatattttatttctacatttcagcaaaacatcCTGCAGCATAAATTCAACGACACTCCCTCAGTCTGGTGACAGCTATTTCTGGTCTAACATGTGTGCAAACCTTGGGAATGTGCAGTCCACTCCTTTTATACTCAGGTACATAGAGAATCCAATCAGATCTAAGTCATCCAGTGAGTGAGTAGCACTTGCAAAACATTCCTCCTTCAGCATAGAATTCATAGCACCCAGCAGAACCTGCCTGGTGTGCTTATCTTTATCTTTCCACTTCGTTGCTGTTTGCCTTTGAAACTGCATAaagggcaaaaaaacaaacaaaaaaatacatctgagcACCTACATATCTCTGTTTTTCCTTGCTTTGGTGAAAATAAGGaattatttcttgatttttcttcctgaataaaaatgtaccTCAGATTTCACGAAATCTCCAACACTCGACCAGGATTGTGTGTCACTCGTGGACTCTGGAGTATTGTCTACGATTTCATGAAACAACTCTGTCGCAGGATCCATGTCATCAGGATTCAACTTCTGACCTGA
The Xiphophorus hellerii strain 12219 chromosome 22, Xiphophorus_hellerii-4.1, whole genome shotgun sequence genome window above contains:
- the LOC116713688 gene encoding peroxisomal N(1)-acetyl-spermine/spermidine oxidase-like — translated: MAENVDAKIVIIGCGIAGIAAAHRLVKSGFTNVRILEATGRSGGRIKTGRLGNTMIEIGAAFIHGPSEENPVFCLARDYNLLDPKSLTPENQAVDVGEDPPLVPNWFTSSGQKLNPDDMDPATELFHEIVDNTPESTSDTQSWSSVGDFVKSEFQRQTATKWKDKDKHTRQVLLGAMNSMLKEECFASATHSLDDLDLIGFSMYLSIKGVDCTFPSGAEGLISNLMSELPANLVSYSRPVRCIHWSYSESEENAVTVECEDGEKINADHVIVTVSLGYLKNHHSTLFSPPLPAQKLESIQKIGFGTSDKIHVEFESPWWDADCEIIYLVWDDEEDISDHVSDISKNWVRKISSFNVVKSSKSGSHVLCGWISGHEAEHMETLPEQEVRRSITELIHRFSGDLTITPTRIECTQWFHDRWTLGSYCHPAIGCTAENFKNMMEPLPMIEKQEPLQVMFAGEATHPSYYSTMHGALLSGRREADRLISHYS